TTGCATGGAGGGGCCGGGCTCCTTCACGAGGAACCGGGCGGTCAGGGAGCCGGGGTCGGCGAAGTCGATGACGAGTTCGTTGGCGCGGCCGTCCGCCGCCTCCCGGGCGTCCAGGGGGAACATGCGCAGCACGGGCTCGCGCAGGCCGAGGGTGACGACGTGCCGGCCCTCGGCCAGCGCCTTGCCCGACCGCAGGTGGAAGGGCACGCCGGCCCAGCGCCAGTTGTCGATGTCGACGCGCAGCGCGACGAAGGTCTCGGTGTCCGAGTCCGCAGCGACGCCCGGCTCGGCGCGGTAGCCGGTGTACTGGCCGCGCACGACGTGCGCGGGGTCCAAGGGCCGCATGCTGTGGAAGACCTTGACCTGCTCGTCCCGCAGCGCCTGCGCTTCGAGCGAGACCGGCGGCTCCATCGCCACGAAGCCCAGCAGCTGGAACAGGTGCGTGACGACCATGTCGCGGAAGGTGCCGGTGCCCTCGAAGAAGTGGGCGCGGCCCTGGATGTCGATCTGCTCGGGCACGTCGATCTGCACGTGGCTGATGTGCTCCCGGTTCCAGAGCGGCTCGAAGAGACCGTTGGCGAACCGGAGGGCAAGGATGTTGTCCACCGCCTCCTTGCCGAGGAAGTGGTCGATGCGGAACACCCGGGACTCGTCGAAGACGGCGTGGACGGCCCCGTTGAGCGCGCGGGCGGACGCGAGGTCCGTCCCGAAGGGCTTCTCGACGATGACGCGCGCGTCCCGGGCCAGGCCCGAGGCCCCGAGCAGACCGACGACGGAGGTGAACGCCACGGGCGGGACGGCGAGGTGGAACAGCCGCCGCGGAGTGCCGCCGACGGCCTGCTCGGCCTCGTGGACCGCCGTCACCAGCGGCTCGGGGGCGTCCGGGTCGGCCGCGCCGAAGGACAGTGCGGCCTCGAACTCCTGCCACGCGGGACCCTCGGGGCGCGAGCGGCCGAACTCCGCCACGGCCTGGCGCGCGTGGACGCGGAACTGCTCGTCGCTCAGCGCTTCGGCCGCCGGCGCCGAGCCGACGATGCGGTAGCGCTGCGGCAGGAGCCCCGCCTTGGCGAGGTGGAACAAGCCGGGCAGCAGTTTGCGCCTGGCCAGGTCACCCGTCGCGCCGAAGAGCACGACCACGTGGTTCGCGGGGCGCGGCTGGGGCCGGTCCTCGGCCGGGTCCGGGTCCATGGCGGCCCTCCTCACGCGTCCGCGCCGGAGCGCTTCTCGGCGTGCCCGCCGAACTCGCTGCGCATGGCGGACAGCACCTTGGCGGTGAACTCACCGAGCCCCCGGGA
This Streptomyces sp. NBC_00539 DNA region includes the following protein-coding sequences:
- the zwf gene encoding glucose-6-phosphate dehydrogenase encodes the protein MDPDPAEDRPQPRPANHVVVLFGATGDLARRKLLPGLFHLAKAGLLPQRYRIVGSAPAAEALSDEQFRVHARQAVAEFGRSRPEGPAWQEFEAALSFGAADPDAPEPLVTAVHEAEQAVGGTPRRLFHLAVPPVAFTSVVGLLGASGLARDARVIVEKPFGTDLASARALNGAVHAVFDESRVFRIDHFLGKEAVDNILALRFANGLFEPLWNREHISHVQIDVPEQIDIQGRAHFFEGTGTFRDMVVTHLFQLLGFVAMEPPVSLEAQALRDEQVKVFHSMRPLDPAHVVRGQYTGYRAEPGVAADSDTETFVALRVDIDNWRWAGVPFHLRSGKALAEGRHVVTLGLREPVLRMFPLDAREAADGRANELVIDFADPGSLTARFLVKEPGPSMQLAEADMVFGYRSSFTTENSLEAYEHLILQAMLGDQSLFTRSDGIERLWEVSAPLLDAPPPVAPYAPGSWGPEAIGSLVAPYRWHLPERR